A genomic segment from Pseudosulfitobacter sp. DSM 107133 encodes:
- a CDS encoding metalloregulator ArsR/SmtB family transcription factor, whose product MAKYDSQLDHIFAALADPTRRAIIDRLSRGTATTSELAAPHDMALPTLLAHLAKLESAGLITSTKVGRVRTYARSDTAFVPVQDWLGHQSDLWTRRLDQLDTYAKQLAKERANET is encoded by the coding sequence ATGGCTAAGTATGATTCTCAACTCGATCACATCTTTGCGGCTTTGGCCGATCCGACGCGACGCGCCATCATCGACCGTTTGTCGCGCGGCACGGCCACCACCAGTGAACTTGCGGCCCCGCATGACATGGCGTTGCCGACGTTGCTGGCGCATCTGGCCAAGCTGGAATCCGCAGGGCTGATCACCTCGACCAAGGTCGGGCGCGTGCGCACCTATGCGCGGTCCGACACCGCCTTTGTCCCGGTTCAGGACTGGCTTGGCCATCAATCCGACCTCTGGACCCGGCGTCTGGATCAACTCGACACATATGCAAAACAACTCGCCAAGGAGCGCGCCAATGAAACTTGA